The following are encoded together in the Gasterosteus aculeatus chromosome 7, fGasAcu3.hap1.1, whole genome shotgun sequence genome:
- the LOC120821774 gene encoding septin-5 isoform X1, whose amino-acid sequence MLPTFQCVENKPIRVTRAECSLMVLMDSFQYTFSNETNCWSVQAGTSFSDKTSTSRGQPAASCSTCRLPSGSAATRKLSSLSIEDRDETPFPFAMRDLPPISQSGNQQQTPYQQAPVQAEGTGTSTQRLAGLPGTPMLPRAILCNPAGSPTVPHRPGRIGENPDLQLSALRRPLFSQVSVDCPLSPASRPHSPWGRFDPYDSPEDQDKEYVGVATLPNQVHRKTVKKGFTFTLLVAGESGLGKSTLINSLFLTDLYKDRKVPNAQERIDQTINIVKHTISIEEKGVKVRLTIIDTPGFGDAVNNAESWKPIEDYIDQQFEQYFRDESGLNRRNIQDNRVHCCLYFISPFGHGLRPLDVACMKALHNKVNIVPVVAKADSLTQAEVDRKKVKIREEIEQFGIHIYQFPECDSDEDEDLQKQDQILKDSIPFAVIGSNVQVESEGRKFRGRVYPWGLVEENPAHSDFLLLRNMLVRTHMQDLKDVTGETHYENYRAQCIQNMTLMVVQEKKRSLRENHREQSETDFPLPLAAPNSRTERTILDKDKELRRMQEVLERVQEHMQQSQRGGF is encoded by the exons ATGTTGCCAACCTTCCAATGTGTTGAAAACAAACCGATTCGCGTAACTAGAGCAGAGTGTAGTTTAATGGTTTTGATGGACTCTTTTCAATATACATTTTCCAATGAGACTAATTGCTGGTCCGTCCAAGCGGGCACTTCATTCTCGGACAAAACTTCAACAAGCCGAGGACAG CCAGCAGcatcatgcagcacatgtcGTCTCCCGTCAGGTTCCGCAGCAACAAGAAAG TTGTCCAGTCTGTCCATTGAGGACCGGGATGAAACTCCATTCCCTTTTGCCATGAGGGATCTGCCTCCCATCTCGCAGTCTGGCAATCAGCAGCAGACACCTTACCAGCAGGCACCAGTGCAAGCAGAGGGAACTGGGACATCGACACAGAGACTGGCCGGCCTACCGGGGACGCCCATGCTGCCTCGCGCCATCCTGTGCAACCCTGCGGGCTCTCCAACAGTCCCCCATAGACCAGGCCGCATTGGAGAGAACCCGGACCTTCAGCTTTCGGCGCTGAGGAGGCCGCTCTTCTCTCAGGTGTCGGTAGATTGTCCTCTCAGCCCGGCGTCACGTCCCCACAGCCCCTGGGGACGCTTTGACCCGTACGACTCTCCCgag gACCAGGACAAAGAGTATGTGGGTGTTGCCACATTACCCAACCAGGTTCATAGAAAGACCGTGAAGAAAGGTTTCACATTTACCCTTCTGGTGGCAG GGGAGTCTGGCCTCGGTAAATCCACACTAATCAACAGCTTGTTCCTGACGGATCTCTACAAAGACAGGAAGGTTCCCAATGCACAAG AACGGATTGATCAAACGATCAACATCGTCAAACACACCATCAGCATCGAAGAGAAAGGAGTCAAAGTGAGGCTCACCATCATAGACACACCGGGGTTCGGAGACGCTGTCAACAACGCAGAAAG CTGGAAGCCGATAGAAGACTACATCGACCAGCAGTTTGAGCAGTACTTCAGAGATGAGAGCGGCTTGAACCGacggaacatccaggacaacaGAGTCCACTGCTGCCTCTACTTCATCTCTCCGTTCGGCCACGG TCTCCGGCCTCTGGATGTTGCGTGTATGAAGGCGTTGCATAACAAAGTCAACATCGTTCCTGTTGTGGCCAAAGCGGACAGCCTGACACAAGCGGAGGTCGACAGAAAGAAAGTGAAG ATCAGGGAGGAGATTGAGCAGTTCGGCATCCACATCTATCAGTTTCCGGAGTGTGACTCAGACGAGGATGAAGACCTACAGAAACAGGACCAGATACTCAAG GACAGCATCCCATTTGCAGTAATTGGGAGTAATGTTCAGGTTGAGAGTGAAGGTCGCAAGTTCAGAGGTCGTGTCTATCCCTGGGGTCTAGTCGAAG AGAACCCGGCTCACTCTGACTTCCTGCTGCTGAGGAACATGCTGGTGAGGACGCACATGCAGGATCTGAAGGATGTGACGGGGGAGACTCACTATGAGAACTACAGAGCCCAGTGCATTCAGAACATGACGCTCATGGtggtgcaggagaagaaacGCAG TTTGCGGGAGAACCATCGAGAGCAGAGCGAGACAGACTTTCCTCTGCCGCTGGCTGCCCCCAACTCTCGGACGGAGAGAACCATattggacaaagacaaagag ctgaggagGATGCAGGAGGTGCTGGAGAGGGTCCAGGAGCACATGCAGCAGAGCCAGAGGGGGGGATTCTGA
- the LOC120821774 gene encoding septin-5 isoform X2: MLPTFQCVENKPIRVTRAECSLMVLMDSFQYTFSNETNCWSVQAGTSFSDKTSTSRGQPAASCSTCRLPSGSAATRKLSSLSIEDRDETPFPFAMRDLPPISQSGNQQQTPYQQAPVQAEGTGTSTQRLAGLPGTPMLPRAILCNPAGSPTVPHRPGRIGENPDLQLSALRRPLFSQVSVDCPLSPASRPHSPWGRFDPYDSPEDQDKEYVGVATLPNQVHRKTVKKGFTFTLLVAGESGLGKSTLINSLFLTDLYKDRKVPNAQERIDQTINIVKHTISIEEKGVKVRLTIIDTPGFGDAVNNAESWKPIEDYIDQQFEQYFRDESGLNRRNIQDNRVHCCLYFISPFGHGLRPLDVACMKALHNKVNIVPVVAKADSLTQAEVDRKKVKIREEIEQFGIHIYQFPECDSDEDEDLQKQDQILKDSIPFAVIGSNVQVESEGRKFRGRVYPWGLVEVENPAHSDFLLLRNMLVRTHMQDLKDVTGETHYENYRAQCIQNMTLMVVQEKKRSLRENHREQSETDFPLPLAAPNSRTERTILDKDKELRRMQEVLERVQEHMQQSQRGGF, translated from the exons ATGTTGCCAACCTTCCAATGTGTTGAAAACAAACCGATTCGCGTAACTAGAGCAGAGTGTAGTTTAATGGTTTTGATGGACTCTTTTCAATATACATTTTCCAATGAGACTAATTGCTGGTCCGTCCAAGCGGGCACTTCATTCTCGGACAAAACTTCAACAAGCCGAGGACAG CCAGCAGcatcatgcagcacatgtcGTCTCCCGTCAGGTTCCGCAGCAACAAGAAAG TTGTCCAGTCTGTCCATTGAGGACCGGGATGAAACTCCATTCCCTTTTGCCATGAGGGATCTGCCTCCCATCTCGCAGTCTGGCAATCAGCAGCAGACACCTTACCAGCAGGCACCAGTGCAAGCAGAGGGAACTGGGACATCGACACAGAGACTGGCCGGCCTACCGGGGACGCCCATGCTGCCTCGCGCCATCCTGTGCAACCCTGCGGGCTCTCCAACAGTCCCCCATAGACCAGGCCGCATTGGAGAGAACCCGGACCTTCAGCTTTCGGCGCTGAGGAGGCCGCTCTTCTCTCAGGTGTCGGTAGATTGTCCTCTCAGCCCGGCGTCACGTCCCCACAGCCCCTGGGGACGCTTTGACCCGTACGACTCTCCCgag gACCAGGACAAAGAGTATGTGGGTGTTGCCACATTACCCAACCAGGTTCATAGAAAGACCGTGAAGAAAGGTTTCACATTTACCCTTCTGGTGGCAG GGGAGTCTGGCCTCGGTAAATCCACACTAATCAACAGCTTGTTCCTGACGGATCTCTACAAAGACAGGAAGGTTCCCAATGCACAAG AACGGATTGATCAAACGATCAACATCGTCAAACACACCATCAGCATCGAAGAGAAAGGAGTCAAAGTGAGGCTCACCATCATAGACACACCGGGGTTCGGAGACGCTGTCAACAACGCAGAAAG CTGGAAGCCGATAGAAGACTACATCGACCAGCAGTTTGAGCAGTACTTCAGAGATGAGAGCGGCTTGAACCGacggaacatccaggacaacaGAGTCCACTGCTGCCTCTACTTCATCTCTCCGTTCGGCCACGG TCTCCGGCCTCTGGATGTTGCGTGTATGAAGGCGTTGCATAACAAAGTCAACATCGTTCCTGTTGTGGCCAAAGCGGACAGCCTGACACAAGCGGAGGTCGACAGAAAGAAAGTGAAG ATCAGGGAGGAGATTGAGCAGTTCGGCATCCACATCTATCAGTTTCCGGAGTGTGACTCAGACGAGGATGAAGACCTACAGAAACAGGACCAGATACTCAAG GACAGCATCCCATTTGCAGTAATTGGGAGTAATGTTCAGGTTGAGAGTGAAGGTCGCAAGTTCAGAGGTCGTGTCTATCCCTGGGGTCTAGTCGAAG TAGAGAACCCGGCTCACTCTGACTTCCTGCTGCTGAGGAACATGCTGGTGAGGACGCACATGCAGGATCTGAAGGATGTGACGGGGGAGACTCACTATGAGAACTACAGAGCCCAGTGCATTCAGAACATGACGCTCATGGtggtgcaggagaagaaacGCAG TTTGCGGGAGAACCATCGAGAGCAGAGCGAGACAGACTTTCCTCTGCCGCTGGCTGCCCCCAACTCTCGGACGGAGAGAACCATattggacaaagacaaagag ctgaggagGATGCAGGAGGTGCTGGAGAGGGTCCAGGAGCACATGCAGCAGAGCCAGAGGGGGGGATTCTGA
- the LOC120821774 gene encoding septin-5 isoform X3 — protein MFMILSSLSIEDRDETPFPFAMRDLPPISQSGNQQQTPYQQAPVQAEGTGTSTQRLAGLPGTPMLPRAILCNPAGSPTVPHRPGRIGENPDLQLSALRRPLFSQVSVDCPLSPASRPHSPWGRFDPYDSPEDQDKEYVGVATLPNQVHRKTVKKGFTFTLLVAGESGLGKSTLINSLFLTDLYKDRKVPNAQERIDQTINIVKHTISIEEKGVKVRLTIIDTPGFGDAVNNAESWKPIEDYIDQQFEQYFRDESGLNRRNIQDNRVHCCLYFISPFGHGLRPLDVACMKALHNKVNIVPVVAKADSLTQAEVDRKKVKIREEIEQFGIHIYQFPECDSDEDEDLQKQDQILKDSIPFAVIGSNVQVESEGRKFRGRVYPWGLVEVENPAHSDFLLLRNMLVRTHMQDLKDVTGETHYENYRAQCIQNMTLMVVQEKKRSLRENHREQSETDFPLPLAAPNSRTERTILDKDKELRRMQEVLERVQEHMQQSQRGGF, from the exons ATGTTCATGATT TTGTCCAGTCTGTCCATTGAGGACCGGGATGAAACTCCATTCCCTTTTGCCATGAGGGATCTGCCTCCCATCTCGCAGTCTGGCAATCAGCAGCAGACACCTTACCAGCAGGCACCAGTGCAAGCAGAGGGAACTGGGACATCGACACAGAGACTGGCCGGCCTACCGGGGACGCCCATGCTGCCTCGCGCCATCCTGTGCAACCCTGCGGGCTCTCCAACAGTCCCCCATAGACCAGGCCGCATTGGAGAGAACCCGGACCTTCAGCTTTCGGCGCTGAGGAGGCCGCTCTTCTCTCAGGTGTCGGTAGATTGTCCTCTCAGCCCGGCGTCACGTCCCCACAGCCCCTGGGGACGCTTTGACCCGTACGACTCTCCCgag gACCAGGACAAAGAGTATGTGGGTGTTGCCACATTACCCAACCAGGTTCATAGAAAGACCGTGAAGAAAGGTTTCACATTTACCCTTCTGGTGGCAG GGGAGTCTGGCCTCGGTAAATCCACACTAATCAACAGCTTGTTCCTGACGGATCTCTACAAAGACAGGAAGGTTCCCAATGCACAAG AACGGATTGATCAAACGATCAACATCGTCAAACACACCATCAGCATCGAAGAGAAAGGAGTCAAAGTGAGGCTCACCATCATAGACACACCGGGGTTCGGAGACGCTGTCAACAACGCAGAAAG CTGGAAGCCGATAGAAGACTACATCGACCAGCAGTTTGAGCAGTACTTCAGAGATGAGAGCGGCTTGAACCGacggaacatccaggacaacaGAGTCCACTGCTGCCTCTACTTCATCTCTCCGTTCGGCCACGG TCTCCGGCCTCTGGATGTTGCGTGTATGAAGGCGTTGCATAACAAAGTCAACATCGTTCCTGTTGTGGCCAAAGCGGACAGCCTGACACAAGCGGAGGTCGACAGAAAGAAAGTGAAG ATCAGGGAGGAGATTGAGCAGTTCGGCATCCACATCTATCAGTTTCCGGAGTGTGACTCAGACGAGGATGAAGACCTACAGAAACAGGACCAGATACTCAAG GACAGCATCCCATTTGCAGTAATTGGGAGTAATGTTCAGGTTGAGAGTGAAGGTCGCAAGTTCAGAGGTCGTGTCTATCCCTGGGGTCTAGTCGAAG TAGAGAACCCGGCTCACTCTGACTTCCTGCTGCTGAGGAACATGCTGGTGAGGACGCACATGCAGGATCTGAAGGATGTGACGGGGGAGACTCACTATGAGAACTACAGAGCCCAGTGCATTCAGAACATGACGCTCATGGtggtgcaggagaagaaacGCAG TTTGCGGGAGAACCATCGAGAGCAGAGCGAGACAGACTTTCCTCTGCCGCTGGCTGCCCCCAACTCTCGGACGGAGAGAACCATattggacaaagacaaagag ctgaggagGATGCAGGAGGTGCTGGAGAGGGTCCAGGAGCACATGCAGCAGAGCCAGAGGGGGGGATTCTGA
- the LOC120821753 gene encoding LIM domain kinase 1, producing MSRRDQRFRRGMKGRCYECGCILSQWYYEREAQLFCKKHYWARYGEHCHGCQETISKGLIMVAGDQKYHPECFTCVSCEMFIGDGDTYTLVERTTLYCGHCFRQGVVSAAGSASPLAKSPHMVALVSLPPLAGGRRAMTFATDLSQENGPLVTVTGLDPAALSPDLLSSIHNGDRVLEVNGIPVHNMSPDELSGVFQDTSRPLQLTIEHNPPSPDGPLPSHGAQDDLGSPEPRVRDKLSSAHKLPSLEEEPSPEDETDGPISLSLLPPQHQGSTGMRSRHIMRSCSIDKCPLSTGALPLLSQRRDMVRSESLRVDPGDRTHRIFRPSDLIHGEVLGKGFFGQAVKVTHQETGEVMVMKELIRFDEETHKTFLKEVKVMRCLDHPNVLKFIGLFYKDKRIHFISEYIQGGTVRETIVKMDEDFPWSTRVGYAKDIAAGMAYLHSMNVIHRDLNSHNCLVRENQSVVVADFGLARLVVKERNQSASSSMERPVKGTLSELRRPDRRKRYTVVGNPYWMAPEMIHGKSYDERVDVFSFGIMICEIIGRVNADPDYLPRSNDFGLNVAGFLQKYHPAHCPRAFLPLAVLCCDIDADQRPSFAKLEEWLENLLMHLNIRLPLLSELEQQSRVFWHNHSHQRLCHSQDKTLDDDEEATHRSQRKSSGPTQHSGSANNHTEPQTKNSMPESHSEGETPTRDLTCCRLASTGPGKHGSETDAHADPSRKKKAEDEPLQPLQVNLTVLGRSNRPRRTCRVLWDTSTEDSSLL from the exons ATGTCACGACGGGACCAGAGGTTTCGCAGAGGGATGAAAGGACG gtgttATGAATGTGGCTGCATCCTGTCTCAGTGGTACTATGAAAGAGAGGCACAGCTGTTCTGTAAGAAGCACTACTGGGCCCGCTATGGAGAGCACTGCCACGGCTGCCAAGAGACCATCTCAAAAGGACTCATCATG GTTGCCGGAGATCAAAAGTACCACCCTGAATGCTTCACTTGTGTGAGCTGTGAAATGTTCATTGGAGACGGAGACACCTACACGCTCGTCGAACGCACCACACTCTACTG TGGCCACTGTTTCAGGCAGGGCGTAGTGTCAGCCGCAGGGTCAGCTTCTCCACTTGCCAAGAGTCCTCACATGGTGGCACTggtgtccctccccccccttgcGGGTGGCCGGCGAGCTATGACTTTCGCCACTGACCTCAGCCAGGAGAACGGCCCGCTGGTCACCGTGACAGG GTTAGACCCGGCTGCCCTCAGCCCCGACCTGCTGTCGTCCATCCACAACGGTGACCGAGTACTAGAGGTCAACGGGATCCCTGTCCACAACATGTCCCCAGACGAG CTGAGCGGCGTGTTCCAGGACACAAGCAGACCACTGCAGCTGACCATTGAGCACAACCCGCCGTCTCCAGACGGGCCGCTTCCCTCACACGGCGCACAGGATGACCTCGGCTCTCCTGAGCCACGCGTCCGGGACAAACTTTCCTCAGCACACAAACTCCCAAGTCTGGAGGAGGAACCAAGTCCAGAGGATGAGACGGACGGACCAATCAGTCTGAGCCTCTTGCCTCCTCAGCACCAGGGAAGCACGGGAATGCGATCCAGACATATTAT gcGCAGCTGTAGTATAGATAAGTGTCCGCTGTCCACTGGGGCACTGCCGCTTTTATCTCAGAGGAGAGACATGGTTCGCTCAGAGTCCCTTCGTGTGGATCCTGGAGATCGGACCCATCGCATCTTCAGACCTTCAGACCTCATCCATGGAGAAGTGCTTGGAAAGGGCTTCTTTGGACAAGCTGTCAAG GTAACGCATCAGGAGACGGGGGAGGTGATGGTGATGAAAGAGTTGATACGTTTTGACGAAGAAACCCACAAGACTTTCTTAAAGGAG GTGAAGGTGATGCGCTGTCTGGACCACCCCAATGTCCTCAAGTTCATTGGACTGTTCTATAAAGACAAAAGAATACATTTCATCTCTGAATACATCCAGGGAGGAACTGTCAGAGAAACCATCGTAAAAATG GATGAGGACTTCCCCTGGAGTACGAGAGTGGGTTACGCCAAAGACATCGCAGCTGGAATG GCCTATCTGCACTCCATGAATGTGATCCACCGGGATCTAAATTCACACAACTGCCTGGTCCGGGAG AACCAATCTGTGGTGGTGGCAGATTTTGGCCTAGCGAGGCTGGTGGTAAAGGAGAGGAATCAGTCGGCGTCATCGTCAATGGAGCGGCCTGTGAAGGGCACGTTGTCAGAGCTCCGGAGGCCCGACCGGAGGAAGCGCTACACCGTGGTGGGGAACCCCTACTGGATGGCCCCTGAGATGATCCATG GGAAAAGCTATGACGAACGGGTGGACGTCTTTTCCTTTGGTATCATGATATGCGAG ATCATAGGCAGAGTGAATGCTGACCCGGACTACCTGCCCCGGTCAAATGACTTTGGGCTCAATGTAGCCGGTTTCCTGCAGAAGTACCACCCTGCCCATTGCCCCCGGGCCTTCCTGCCCCTGGCTGTCCTCTGCTGTGACATAGATGCTGATCAACG TCCCTCCTTTGCAAAGCTGGAGGAGTGGCTTGAGAACCTGCTGATGCACTTGAACATCCGCCTGCCTCTGCTCTCCGAGTtagagcagcagagcagagtcTTCTGGCACAACCACAGTCATCAAAGGCTCTGCCACAGCCAGGACAAGACGCTGGACGATGACGAAGAAGCAACCCACCGTTCACAAAGAAAGAGCTCCGGCCCCACTCAACACTCGGGCAGTGCCAATAACCACACGGAGCCCCAAACCAAGAATAGCATGCCTGAAAGCCATTCGGAGGGAGAAACACCCACACGTGACCTGACATGTTGCAGGTTGGCGAGCACAGGCCCAGGCAAGCATGGGTCAGAAACCGATGCACACGCTGACCCCTCACGAAAAAAGAAAGCCGAGGACGAGCCTTTACAGCCGCTGCAGGTCAACCTCACGGTGCTGGGCCGTTCCAACAGGCCCAGAAGGACGTGCAGAGTGCTGTGGGACACGTCTACAGAGGACAGCTCTTTGCTCTGA